In Acidobacteriota bacterium, the DNA window CTCGGCGATTGATCAGAACCCTACATGGTCGCCCGACGGGACGAAAATTGCTTTCTATAGCGACCGTGACGGCAACTCTGAGATTTATGTCATGGATGCTGATGGTAGCCACCAAATGAGGCTCACGAACGACTCGGCAGTAGATGCCGGTCCTACCTGGTCGCCGGACGGTACGCGGATCGCCTTTACCAGTAACCGGAGCAATAGCTACCCATACAACTTCGACATCTGGGTCATGAACTCGGACGGGAGCAACCAGACACGACTCACCACCGACCCGGAGTACGACGCCGACGTCGCCTGGTCGCCCGACGGCAAGAAGATTGCGTTCGTGAGCGGGCGGGACCAAAACTTCGAGGTCTACGTCATGAACGCTGACGGCACTAACCAGACCAACCTCACTCATCAAGCGATGAATGATGTAGCTCCAGCCTGGTCTCCCGACGGCGCCAGGATTGCGTTCATGAGCGGCAGGGATGGTAACCGTGAAATTTACGTGATGGACGCTGATGGCGGCAACCAAAGGAGACTCACCAACAATCCGGGGAAAGATGACCGGCCTTGCTGGTCACCCGACGGCACAAAGATCGTCTACCAGAGCGAACGGGATGGCAATTACGAGCTCTACGTGATTAAAGCCGACGACCTGACCAGGCTCACCAACAACGTGGCGGACGACGTGTGGCCCACGTGGCCACCTGACGGGACGCGCATTGCGTTCGCGAGTAAGCGGGACGGCAACTTCGAGATCTACGTGATGAAGGCTGACGGCAGCGCCCAGATGCGACTCACCAACAACCCAGCGGACGACACTCAACCTGCCTGGTCACCCGACGGGACTAAGATCGCCTTCACAAGCGCCAGGGATGGCAACCTTGAGATTTACGTCATGGACCCGGATGGCAGCAGTCAACGGAGACTCACCAACGATCCGGGGATGGACCTTAAACCCGCTTGGTCGCCTGACAGCAAGAAGATTACTTTCATGGGGAATCACGATGGCAGCTTTCAGATCTACTTGATGAACTCCGACGGCAGCTTTCAGACCAGGCTCATTGACAGGCCCGTGAGCGCTGGCGCAGTTACCTGGTCGCCAGACGGCAAGAAGATCGCATTCGAGAGCAATCAGCCCGGGCCGGGCAATCCGGTCGGCAAGCTTCAGGTCTATGTCATGAATGCCGATGGCACGGGCGTGAGGATGCTCACCGGCGACCAGACAAAGAACTCAATTGAACCGGTCTGGTCGCCAGACGGGAGGAGGATTGCCTTCGCTCTGGTCGGTATTCTTGATGCTGACAGTAAGATCTATGTCATGGCGGCCGACGGCAGTCAGGCAATGCGGCTCACCAACAGCGTCTCATTTGACCGCAATCCCGTCTGGTCGCCAGACGGCACCCGAATCGCCTTCCAGAGCAACCGCGACGGCAACTATGAAATTTACATCATGAACGTGTTATGGCCGGCGCAGTGAACTCGTCATTCGCTAATTTTGATCTGTTGGCAAGAGAGTTACTCAAAACGATTCTGCCGTA includes these proteins:
- a CDS encoding PD40 domain-containing protein, with protein sequence MDRPAKYLYAFGPFLLDPAERLLLRDGRTVPLTPKAFATLLALVENSGHVINKDELMKQVWPDTFVEEVGLARNISVLRKVLGEGQDEPQYIETIPKLGYRFTASVRQVQNASVDLIVERHTRARVTIEEEEESAQELIEKDAERLPLGASSRRASRRRGWRSWRWRAVLLFIGGLLIGSSLYYWRASKANAHPTYPMRLTNNPANDQFPKWSPDGTKIAFTSNRDGKDEIYVMDADGSNVRRLTHNSAIDQNPTWSPDGTKIAFYSDRDGNSEIYVMDADGSHQMRLTNDSAVDAGPTWSPDGTRIAFTSNRSNSYPYNFDIWVMNSDGSNQTRLTTDPEYDADVAWSPDGKKIAFVSGRDQNFEVYVMNADGTNQTNLTHQAMNDVAPAWSPDGARIAFMSGRDGNREIYVMDADGGNQRRLTNNPGKDDRPCWSPDGTKIVYQSERDGNYELYVIKADDLTRLTNNVADDVWPTWPPDGTRIAFASKRDGNFEIYVMKADGSAQMRLTNNPADDTQPAWSPDGTKIAFTSARDGNLEIYVMDPDGSSQRRLTNDPGMDLKPAWSPDSKKITFMGNHDGSFQIYLMNSDGSFQTRLIDRPVSAGAVTWSPDGKKIAFESNQPGPGNPVGKLQVYVMNADGTGVRMLTGDQTKNSIEPVWSPDGRRIAFALVGILDADSKIYVMAADGSQAMRLTNSVSFDRNPVWSPDGTRIAFQSNRDGNYEIYIMNVLWPAQ